ATAATTATGATGGATGGCGGCAGTACCACATTTCATATAGCAAAACTGCTGACTTTAAAAGAAAATATTACTGTTATCACAAATTCATTGATTATTGCCCAGGTACTGGCAAACACATCGAATAATATTTTATGCCTTGGCGGTAAATTGCGTGGTTCCAGCAGGGCGGTTACAGGCGCCTGGGCTACAGATATTATAAAGACGCTTACGGTTGACCTGGCCTTTATCGGCACCGATAGCCTTGATGATAAAGGCCCCAGCACACTTTCGTACGAGGAAGCCCAGGTTAAACAGGCCATGCTCGAACATAGCAATAAAACCATTGTCGTATCCGACAGCAGTAAGCTTAAACGACAGGGGTTATTCCATTGCGGCAAATGGTCTGACATTGACTATCTTATTACCGATAGTGGAATTAATCTATCAGAGATTGATTTTATAACTAGTAAAACTACCGTTTTGATAGGAGAATAATTTCGTTATTTTATCTATAAATCCTTTAATAACATGAGAAGAAAAGACCTGATTCACATAAAAAATGATATAAGAATTTCTCCGGCAGCAATAATTGCCTATTACCCAAAAACCTATAAGCGGAAATATACATTAGTACTGGAAAATTTTGAAAATACAGGCGATTGGTATTTATTTAATATTTATTGGGATTAACCAGACAGTATATACAAAATACGTAGTATTGCCACACTCACAACTCTGATATTATTTAATGATGGTTATTATCTATATCACTAATTCACATCAGGCATAAAGCACTCCTTTCACTGGTTAGTTTTCTTGATATAAATATTCGACTAAAATCTGTCAAATAACAAGTATATACTGGCTTATCATGACTTTTTGAAGTTATATTTATTACATAGTATCTATATTTGTCACAGTAAGCCAAACCGCGTGGTAATGTTAAACCCTGTCATTAAGATTACCCCATAGTTATAAATATAATGAACGTAAAAAAGTAGTAATTCACATGATGCTTTGGTGAATTGCTACTTTTCTAGTTCCTATTTTTTAACAGACTTTTCATAGTTATAAGAGGTTAAGGCTTTCACTTGTGAACACAAAAATATACGAATGATGTATTAACCTTTCTACCAAAGTTGCAGTTAGCCGATTATTTCCAAAAACAGTATTCCATTGGCTAAACTTTAAATTTAAAGTGATTATCAGGCTTTTACGCTTGTAACAATCCAATACTATCTGAAAAGCAACCCCTCAGCATCTTTATGTAAGACACAAAGCCCATTTCATCTATAACCGTGAATTTAAATAAATTCAACTTTATTCAGCATTATAAGAAAGCTTTTGAGCATACGTTTTTGTTGTTTCGTTCCAACAGGATATTTGCCAGTGAAGCGGCAGTAAAGGAGCGGTATGCATACCGCGCTGGTAAGCCATAAAGACAAAGCAATTCTAGATGCGATTTATATAATCCAACTTCACCCAACAGTATCAGATTCTCTTTCTTATCCCAAAAACGAAGGGCAATTATTTCTTCTTTTGCAATGCCTGGGAGAATGGCAATATTATTCATTCAGGTAAACCCACCTTAAATCCGGAAGTTTTGACAAGACGGTTGACTCGGTTAATTTCTTATTCTTTTAACTCAATTTTTAATAAATTGGTTACATACCGTTCTACAATTTGAAATTTTACGGAATATCACTCTTTCACTAATTCGCCAAGTTTCAGTATCCATACGTTCTTCTCTATCCAGTCATCTGGCATCCGCTGATAACACCGCCTGTTGCGGTCATAAATATAAGTTAAGAATATAGTTGACATCAGGCATTAATGAAGAGAATAGAGCAGGCGGCGGGTGGTATTCAGATGGTGAGATCATGTAATAACATTACCGAATGCTTTCTGTATCAGAGCAACCGCATTTACGAGCAAAAGAGATTGCTTTATCATTATGTGATAACTATAGACTGTATATCATTAAAAATAATCTTATATTTATTAATTTAATGTGGTTTTAAAATAACTTATAATTAAATCATACCTAATACTTTATCTTAAAATATACTATGAAAACCATATTCTTTGTTTTGGCAGAATAAATTTGATATTAAGAATATTTCTTTTATGTTTTATATTAATTCCATAGAAAATATATTTAAAGATAAAGTAGTCAATAGCTATAAGAATTAATTGTAACAATTTAAATTACAGTATAAATCTATAGAAATAATAATCAATATGTTAAGTTAATTACAGTAAATTAGGAATTAGAAATAGAGGATATTATGAGTAAATGGACTCTCAGAAAAATAGAGCGTAGCAACAAAAAATTAATTAATGGCATCTCTTCATTTGGTTTTCATGACCCTTAGGTCATGTTTATTTAGCAGAATTCTCAGGAAATTACATAGGCTGTATCTATAATGGTACCGTAGAATGGACTGCCGGCGCAAATAATCCTAGTTATCTCCAGTTCACTATCAAATCAACATAAAAGAGCCTAAATATCCTGACAAAGCCTTTCATTATAACTCCTTGCTGATTTCGGGACAAAAATTTATTTATAGAATGAATTTAGACACAAATAAATTTATGCCTCTTATTGACAAGGAAAAGGCCAATATTATTGACATTGCAAACTGTGTGTATGATAAAAAGGATACTACTATACGGGTTAATGACATACAAGGCTATAAAGTGCTTCACTTCGATTTTAACAGGAATTTAATTAGAAACTATAGGACAAGGTATACCCAGGTTTCAAATAGATACCATAGGTTATTCTAAGGCATTATTTAACTGGATATACGATATTCGATTAGGTGCTAATGAAAATATTTATGTTCTGGACAGCAAAAACTATGCCATTAGAATGATAGATATAAAAAATAAAAAGGTTATGACCATATGCGGCAATGAAACAGGAGGATATTCAAGAGATGGGGTAAAGTAATAAATGCTACCTTAGGCAGCAATCCAAATAAATTCTTTAATGGTCCATGGGCCTTATCTATTGACGAAGATAATAATATTTATATTGGCGATACACAAAACCATGCAATTAGAATGATTGATAGCAAGAAAAATATTATAAATACCATAGCAAATGCCAATATGTATAAAAATTATTTTGAAAAAATCTGCAGCATGGAGTATTATAATGGAAAGCTTTATATTCCCAATTGGCAGATAGATGATCCTGACATCTTGATTATTCTTTCTAAAAGTTAATTTTATATAAGAAGGTTTAAATCAAATCGTAAAAAATTTTGCATTGCTAGTTTCAGAGAATATAATATAAAAATATACGAACAAAACCCCAGTAAACACGGATGTTTACTGGGGTTTTAAATTGCGGAGGCAGGATTTGAACCTACGACCTTCGGGTTATGAGCCCGACGAGCTACCGGACTGCTCCACTCCGCGGCATTTTTGACACATGCTTAGTATATACATAATTACTAAAATTGTCAAGGCTTCTTACAAGGATTTTTAAATAAAAAGCCTTTCTGATAAAATCAGGAAGGCTTTTTGTTTGAAAAATGAGATTATTTAGCCGGATGAAGGGCATTCATTAAATAAGAATAAGCCCAGTGGTCAGAAGGAATATCTGTGTAAGTATAAGGTCCGTCCCTATGGGTTGTTCCTCTGCCGAAGGCACGGCTTATGATTGAAACAGCTTCCGCCTTTGTAACGGTTGCATCGGGTCTTAAAGTATTATCGGGATAGCCTGAAATGGCTCCGATGTTTACAAGCTGGGCCATTGCTTCATAGGCCCAATGGTCTTTTTCCAATAAGGAAAGTTCCACATCTTCATTCAGCTTTAAAATATTATTTAATATTATGGATATTTCTCCACGGGTAACGGATTTATTCGGTCTGAATGTTCCGTCAGTATACCCTGAAACGAAGCCCTTTGAACCGCAGAAACTTACTGCATTGGCATACTGGGCAGAAACGTCATAAAAATTGCCTACATAAAATTTATCCTTATCTGCAAAAAGCTCAAAGAGCATTTGGCAAAGTTCCGCTCTTGAAACTTCCCTTTGGGGCTGAACGAGACCGTTTTCTGCCGTAATATAAGGTTTCAGTTTAAATTCGTCAAGCTCTATTAAATCGTTTATAGAATAATTTTCGAGGTTTGCGGGAGCTGTAGGAACCTTTTCATAGTATTCTGTATCTGTTTTTACTGCTGCGGTAAAGCTTTGGGGCTCAAGGTTCGTTTTCATATAATTTTTAATTTGCAGATTAATATTTCCTTTGGGAACCGTATCGTCTGCCACTAATTTAAGGCCTGTTATGGTAAGGGTTGAGATTTCATCTCTTCTGGATTTTTCAATGCCTTTTAACTCAACAAAAACCCTTGAATAATTTACCTCACCGGCAGGGTAATGGTAAGTAAGGGTATAGTCCTTATCGTTTATGCCGTAGCCGCTTCTTTTTGTATCTTTCGTCCATTTGATATTTTCTGAAAGATGGAGTTTAACGGCGCTTTCGCCGTTTACTGTCATATTCAGGGCTTTATAGTCATTTTCTTTTATAAGATCTGAAGGAACATCGGGAAGTATCTTAACCCCCTGGGGAGCAGTGATTTCAAAAGTCCCTTCGGATATGGTGCCTACTACTTTTTCAGAAATTGTTATTTTATCTATGGGAAATACTGTTTTTCCCTCGACGGGAGTTTTAACCTCTGTTATGCTCTTTTTAATTTTCTTTGCTGCTTCTGAAATACCGCTGTAAGGTACAGCTTCGGCAAATTTATGGGTGGAAGAGCTTATTTCATTATAGCTTTCTATGGTTACATACATATCTTCATATTGGAGAGCTCTTGTTACTAAAGGCACTCTTATGGATTCGCCTTCTTTTCCGTCTCTTGAAGTTACAAGAGTTGCAACGGAGTCATCTGAACCTATGTGAAGAATGTAAGGAATTTCATTGGCAGCTGTTACAATCCTTGTATATACGCCGCTTGTTGACGTACTGGAGGTAGGGATGAATTCTCCCACGGTGGTATTATAGTTGGTGGGAAGCTTTTCTTCTATTCCTCCGGTGTAGTATTCATTGGCGTATTGGTCACCATTTAGGTTAACGCTTCTGAAAAACCATACGCCGTTTTGGAGGGTAAGCTTTACAGAAGAGTTTGCAGGAAGATCGTCTTTTAATTCTATTACAAGCTCTGAAGCGGGGAAAGCATATTTTACACCTTTTACATAATTATCTGCCGAAATAAGGCCTTTAACGCTGATGACATCTGTATACATGGTTTCCTCGTCCATGACGTCAAGCTGTTTTGTAAGATGATTTTCGGAAGCAGCGTATACGTTAGGAGGAAATGTTAAGGACGAAATCACAAATATTGAAGCAAAAAGAGCAGAGAGCCTTTTTTTCATCAATAATTCTCCTTTCCTGTTCATAATTTTATAATTTACTCTACTATACATGGTAACATTTTATTGTTTTAAAGTAATAACAAAATTGTTAAGAATTTGTAACTATTGTGTTCTTGAATATAATTTATTATAATTATAGCAAAACAAGATTAAGGTAAGAACAAAAATCTATTTTTCATAAATGGCTTAAAATATAGAATCGCTATTTTAAGCCATTCAAAATATACAATTTTTGTTACGCTAATTCATTGTTTTACTATGGTTATCATAAACGCTTTACTTTTTATGAATATGACAGAAAATTATATATAAAATATCTTAAGAAACACAGTGCAATTGATAGGCGTTATGGTTCAAAAAGATAAAGCTTTCTTTATGAATTATAAGGAGATGCTTGCTTAAAAAACGGTTTCCAAGCTTGTGTGCATTATTTTTTATCTTCACTTAGTATATATAAATAATTATATAACGGGAGGCGCTTCATGGATAGTATAAATGTAAAATTAGAAAAGTTAAGAGGGCTTATGGCTGAAAATGGTATAGATGCTTATCTTATAACTAAGGCGGACCCGCATCAATCTGAAAATGCCAGAGCGTATTGGAACGGGGTTCAGTTTATATCAGGCTTTAAAGGCTCTGCAGGAACTGTAGTTGTAACGAAAGATAAAGCTGGCTTATGGACAGACGGAAGATATTCCATTCAATCCAGAGAGCAGGTTAAGGGAACGGAATTTAACGTTTACATCACTTCCGAGCCGGGGACGAAAAGCTATGTTGATTTCATAAAAAATGAAGTGAAGGAAAAGGGAAGGCTTGGCTTTGATTCAAGAACTTTAAGCGTATCTGATGCAGAAAAGCTTGAAAACACCTTAAAGGAGAAAGAAATAGTGCTTTTCGGAAACAAGGATTTACTTGGGCCTATTTGGGAAAACAGGCCTGAGGACATTGGCGGAAAGGTATTTGACCATTTAACAAAATACTGCGGAACAGACAGGGTTAAAAAAATTGAAGACGTAAGAAAAAGCATGGCGGAAAAAGAGGGCGATACTTATATTATATCCTCCCTTGACGATATCGCATGGCTTTTGAACCTTAGATGTGCAGACGACGAAACTTTATGCTTTCCTGCCTATGTAGTCATGACGAAAGAAAGAACTATATTATTTGCAAATGAAGAAAAGCTTTCAGACGTTCTTGATATTCTTAAAAGAGATCAAGTTGAAATAATGCCCTATGAAAGCATCAATGAATTTTTAAATACCCTTGAAAGTCCGGGGAAAATTATAATAACTCCTTCCAAAACAAGCTATTCTCTTTATTCTGAAATAAAAAATGAAAAAATCGTAAAGCTTGATTTTGATATCACAACAAATATGAAAGCGAGAAAAAATCCCATCGAAATAGAAAACAATAAAGAAATAAGCATAAAAGACGGAGCCGCCCTCGTTAAATTTATAATATGGATAAAGGAAGCATGCAAAACTTCTCCGATAAGCGAATATGAAGCAGGCCTTAAAATGGATAGCCTCCGTAAAGAAATAGAAGGTTTTGTCCACACAAGCTTTTCAACTATTTGCGGTTATGGGGGAAATGCTGCTCAAGCCCATTATAGAGCAACAGAAGATAAAAACAGCGTTATAAAGCCCGAAGGCTTTCTCCTTGTGGATTCCGGCGGAAATTATCTTAAAGGAACTACAGATATCACAAGGACCTTTGCCCTTGGAAAAATAACGGAAGAAATGAAAAGAAATTTTACTTTAGTTTTAAAATGCCATATTGCTCTAGCGAAAGCAAAATTTTTATACGGAGCCACAGGAGCAAACCTTGATATTTTGGCAAGGCTTCCCTTATGGGAGGAATGCCTTGATTTTAAGCATGGCACAGGTCACGGCATAGGCTTTGCTCTTAACTGCCACGAAGGCCCTCACAGAATCAATCTTACGGCAGGTCCTATACGCCTTGAGGAAGGCATGCTTGTTTCCAATGAACCGGGATTTTATGCCGAAAACCAATATGGCATAAGAAGTGAGAATATTATTCTTGTTAAGGAATACGGTGAAAGCCCTTACGGCAAATTTATGGAATTTGAAACCATTTCGTTCTGTCCTTTTGACCTTGAATCCATTGATAAGGACCTTTTAACAAAAGAAGAAACAAAATGGCTTAATGACTATCATAAGGACGTTTACGAAAAGCTGAGCCCGTATCTTAATGACGAAGAAAAGGCATGGCTTAAAGAAAATACAAGAGTAATATAAAACATAAATATAGTTATTAATCTTAAAAATAAATTTGATAATTATATGAGGGCGCTTACCTAAAAAGACTTACAAGCTAACCCTTGTATCTTTTTCAAAATTCGCTTAGTATAAACTATTATAAGGGCAAAGACATCTATGGTAATCAAGATATCCCTAACGAACTTAAAAAAAGCCCGTTAGGGGTAAGAGGGCGCTTACTTGAAAACGATTTATAAGTTTATTCAGCTTATATCATTTTTAAGTTTGCTTCGTATAAATTGATTTGCTGTATTGATGTTTTTGCCCTTGCGTTTTATAATGGAAGACCTGATATTTTAAAAAATATTTAATTTATTTCATTTTATGTGGAACAAAAATCATTTATGAAACGTCTTAAATATGTATGGCGATGATTTATTCAGTTAAAAATAATCTTAATAAAGATTTTATAATAGATATAATACTTTTTAAAAAGCTTTTCGTATATAGATAAAGTATGGCTTTTAGTTTATATTAGTGATCTGTCGGCGGACATGCCTTATAAATAAAGTTTGTCTGCCTTATATATAATAAATAAAATTTAATAAGGCCAAAAATTTTGCAGTAAAAATTCCATGCTTCAAGGAGTTTTTTGAGAAATTTTTGCATCTTTTGTTTTTTATTTAGTATAAAAATTAATCTGCAGTTTTTTTTGCGGATTAACAGGAGGTTTACCATGATATGTAAAAAGTGCAAGACTGCTGTTGGAGAAAACGATAATATATGCCAAAACTGTGGCAATAATCTTAAAAAAGGCAGGAATATGTGGATTGTTGCAGTAATCCTTATTATAGCGGCGTTGGCTGTAATATATTTTGCCGGAAAAGGCGGCAACGGCGATAATACGCCAGGCGACGCTATAGAAAGCCCGGAACCTGATTTTACGCCTCCTTCTTCTGAGGAGCCGAAACAGGAGGAAACCGAAAGCCCGGAGCCCACGGAAAGCGCAGAACCTGTGCCAAGCAGTGAGGCGGATTTGGATAGACCGATAGAAGAAACATGGGAAATGATAGATAATTTGATTTACAGCGTATCGGATTATTATAAAAATTATAATGAAACGGTTTCTTTTGTTTCTAAAAATGGCTATTTATATGACTTTCCTGCAAAGGCCTATGTTTTCCCCGAGGATTTGCTTGATTTAACAGATATGGACCCTAAATATGCTGAAGAAGGAGCTTTGTTCTTCTTTTTAAGGCCTGCAGACTTAAAGGGCTACGGTGATTTAAGAGTTTCCGACAGTGATGAGCTTGAAATTTTTGTGGGATATGAAACGTCAGAAGGATATGCGATTTCTTCCGAAAGTGAGCCCGGAGGCATCATACCCAATAAAGATTTAAAGGCTGTTCTTGAAAAATATCAATGGGAACACGGAAGCCAAAAGAAGTATGATAAGGATTCCGACGAGCTTATTAAAATTATAGACGCTATAAACAGATATGACGATTCTCAAAAGGCCTATGATATAAGAAGGATAAAAGCCGACGATAAATATATCAGCATCGTCCTTTCGGAAAAGGGTCAGTCTTCCGCTTTAAAGCATTATATTATTGAATTCAGCGGAGATGTTTATAATGTTATTCTTTCCGGAATCGAGGCAGAGACCACAAGCGAAGTATATGTTAACAGGAGCCTTCCTGATTTTAATATGAGTCTTTTGCCGGAATATAGTGTTTCCACAGTTTCAAGGTATTTGAAAAGCGATTTTCAAAATATAGTTGAAGTTATGAGGCAAAACGAGCTCATAGAAGAAAGTGACCTTCCGCTTTTATTCAGTTCAGGAACCGATGAATTCTTATATTTTGAATTTACATCCGGAAAGTTTTTCATAGGCTATTTTGAAAACGATACATGGCAGCTTTATCTGGTTAACGGCTATGACGACGCCAAAAGCTTTATGGAAAGTATCGTAAATAAGCCGCCTTTATTCATCCTTAAAGAGTTTTAAAAATTATTGACTTTGAAATAAAAGAATAGCAGCCGCCTGAGAGAGTCAGGCGGCTGCTATTTTCATAAACGGCCGATATATGTTTTTAAGCTAAGCGTAAGAAATTTCCCAAACCATAAGCAAAACAACTTTTAAGAAAGTAACAAAAATCCATTTTCATAAACGGTTTTATTATAAAAGCTTTATCTAAAATATACGATTTTTGTTATCTTGATTTTTGTTTAGCTCTATTTGCAAAGGCGGTATGCCGCATGGTATACGGGACCTACATATTGATTGAATGCAAAACCATGCTTTATGGCTGCATAAGCAAAGTCTTTTGCTTTGCAAACTGCGTCCCTTACGGAAAGGCCTGTTGCAAGGCCGGCAGCTACGGCTGCGGCAAAAGTACAGCCGGCGCCGTGATTGTTATTTGTGGGAAGCTTGGGAAGTGAAAATACTTCAAATTCCTTTCCGTCGTAAAAAAGGTCTATGGCGTCTCCATTTTCTAATGATTTGCCGCCTTTAATCACTACACTTTTTGCCCCTAAGGCACATATTTTAACAGCGGCTTCTTTCATGTCTTCTAATCCCTTTAATTTACCCATGCCGGATAATACGCCGGCTTCAAAAAGATTGGGTGTTGCAACGGTTGCTAAAGGAATAAGCATGTCCCTTAAGGCGTCTGCGTTTTCAGGGTTTAAAACCTCGGCTTCGCCCTTGCATACCATTACAGGATCAATTACTATATTTTTTATATCGCCTTTTTCAAGCGTTTCCTTAACTATTTTTATTATTTCAACATTAGGAAGCATTCCTGTTTTCATTGCGGCGATTTCTCCGCCGGCGGTTGCTGTTTTTATCTGCTGCTTTAAAAGCAACGGGTCTATGGCAGTTACGCCGTGGCTCCAGCCGTTATCCGGATCCATGGTAACGATAGAGGTAATTGCCGTAAGGCCGTAGGTTCCATATTCTTCAAAGGTCTTTAAATCGGCCTGTAATCCGGCTCCGCCGCTGGAATCACTGCCGGCTATGGTTAAAGTTTTAGGTATTGTATTCATAAAGATACCTCCATTAATAATAATAAATATAATACAAAGCAGGCTATAGCTTATATTGAATAATTTATAATATTATTATACAATGAAACCGAACCCAAAAAAAGATACGGTTTTAGATAAAACTAAGGGGACAGTTTGGAGGAACATATGATATACATTGATAAAAATTCTCATGAATCTTTTTATATGCAGATTTACAACCAAATAAAGGAAGGAATTCTTTCGGGTAAAATTGTTACGGGAGAAAAGCTTCCCGGAATACGTTCATTATCAAAAGACATTGGGGTTGCAAGAAATACGGTAGAGAAGGCATATGCTCAGCTTTCTCTGGAAGGCTATATAGAATCGAAGCCAGGCTCCGGTTTTGTGGTTCAAAATACGGGGATAGGATTTTTCATACACAGGCCTGACAAAAGCGATATAGGGGGTATAAAAGAAGAAGCTAAAAGAGAGAAATATAAATATGATTTTCAATACGGCGCTCTACCTATGGATAAATTTCCTGTAAAGCTTTGGAAGCAATATACCGCTAATGCCCTTTCTTCTATGGTTTCTGAAAAAATAGACCAATATCAGGATAATCTCGGAGATTACATGTTAAGAGAAGAGCTTAAAAAATACCTCTATCGGTCAAGAGGAGTAATCTGTTCTTCCGAACAAATCATCGTAAGCTGCGGCCTTCATTACTGCATTGAAATTATATGCAGGCTTTTAGGAGAAAAAAAGACGATTGCCTTTGAAGAGCCGGGCTATCTTGGCCCAAGGGACGTATTTATAAAAAATAATTATACCATAGAGCCTATATATGCGGATGAAAAGGGAATCGATTTATCTTCTCTTAACGCTTCAAAGGCTTCCGGAGCATATGTAACATGTTCTCATCAATTTCCCTATGGAACGGTAATGTCCATAAAAAAAAGGAGACAGCTTCTCCAATGGGCATCTGAAAATGACGCATACATTATAGAGGATGATTATGACAGCGAATTCCGATATGATTCAAACCCGGTTCCTTCCCTTCAATCCATAGACAAATTTGACAGAGTGATTTATGTGGGAACCTTTTCAAAATCTCTTTCTCCTTCCATGAGAGTAAATTACCTTGTGCTTCCCAACAGGCTTCTTCCCCAATATCATGAAAGATATAAGGGCTATGCATGTCCCGTTTCATGGATAACCCAAAGAATTCTTGCAAGCTTCATAGAAAACGAGGACTATGAAAGGCATACTCGTAAAATGGCTATTATATGCAAAAAAAAGCATGATAAATTCGTTCAAATCGCAGAACAGCTTATGGGTGATAAAATAAAGCTTTATGGAAAAGGGTCAGGGCTTCACTTTATTATGGAATTCCCTTCTGAGCAAAAGCAAGACAGGCTCATTGAAAAAGCTGCTGTTAATGGGGTCAAGGTGTATCCTACCAAGCCTTTTTGGAATAATAAGTCCATGTATAAGGAAAATACATTGTTCATGGGCTACGGCATGATGACAGAATTAGAAATAGAAGAGGGCCTTAAAATTCTACACAAGGCTTGGTTTTAAATACAAAAAAATAAAACTGAATAATTTAAAGGCTTACAATAATACCGCATCAAAATTATATTTATAAAAGCTAAAGATACGATAATGTGAAATTATACTAAGCGAGGGTGAAAAATTACGTAAGGTAAGCCAGTAAGTCGTTTTTCAAGTGAGGGTCTTCTTGTAGCTAATAAACATTTTTCTATTTTTGTCAAGGATATATAGTCAATTTGCTTTTATTCCGAAGTGAATATTTGGATTGAGACGGTTATACTTATTAAAATTTAAAATTGTTTTTTGCTTTTTAGTTTTAATAAGTTTCTTTAAGTCTATAAGTAAACAAACGTAATCTTTACTAAGTTTATTTACGATATCAGATAAGAGAAAAGCAAATTGACAATGATATTATTTCATATTGAATCAAATATAGTTCTCCCCGAGAAATTTATTTGTGAACAAAATCAAGCACCGCCTGATTTTGTTCATACCTTACCTTGCAATACTAGTCGCATCTGGGCGGTACCACGTTCGGATTTACAAAAGGAATAATAAACTCAGGAATACCTACCGCATAAGGCGCTATCTGATATTGCTGGAAGAATATTGTTATTCCGGAGCCGGTAAGATAATAATTATGAATATTAAAATATTCTGCTACATTTTCTTCATAATTGTCAAAATAAATATTATTTCCATTATCAATCTGTCTTTTTATTTCCCCTTCTATAAAGGATAAGATGTAATTGCTATAATCGAGATCAGGTACAAAAAGAGACTGCAGCTTTGTAAAGCCATAGCCTTGAAGATCCCATGTATCACCTCTGCGTATTGTATTACCATGAGCTCCGCCGGTATATTCGTACCTGTCCATATATAAGCTGACGGAGCAGTTTTGATTATAAGTAATATCTGTTGTATTTGATGCCTCAAAAGGCCTCACGGGAATACCTAGACTTCTCGATTCGTTATACTGCTTTGTTGCAAGATTAAAAAGGTCATTTCTGCAATATCTTTCATACTCTGAAGCCTTTATTCTATAAAATTCATTCATGGTTTCAGTAGCATTGAAAAATCTAATGGATTGAAATTGCGGAAATTCTATTGTATAGCTTAATACCAGAACATTATTATAATACATCTTTTCTTGGCGTACGATCATATTGACATCGACACTATAACCCAACATATAAATTAAACCTCCTTTTATATAGAATATGCCAAATGTTTCATTAAGATTAAGATTTATAGTATAATTAATAAATTTTATGAGTTTGCATAAAGTAATATTAATAACCTTTGAAAAAAGGTTTTAAAATAGTAGATAAAAGGTATATCAGGCCTTTGTTTAATATTTTAATTAGTAAAATATATGGTAATAAAGCCTGTCTCTTCTGTCATTAATTTTTTGAAAATAAAATTTAGATTCACTTTATCCAAACTGTCCTGTCTAGTTTGTGTTAATAAAAAAGCAGAAATTACCCTCGCTA
This is a stretch of genomic DNA from Anaeropeptidivorans aminofermentans. It encodes these proteins:
- the pdxR gene encoding MocR-like pyridoxine biosynthesis transcription factor PdxR; protein product: MIYIDKNSHESFYMQIYNQIKEGILSGKIVTGEKLPGIRSLSKDIGVARNTVEKAYAQLSLEGYIESKPGSGFVVQNTGIGFFIHRPDKSDIGGIKEEAKREKYKYDFQYGALPMDKFPVKLWKQYTANALSSMVSEKIDQYQDNLGDYMLREELKKYLYRSRGVICSSEQIIVSCGLHYCIEIICRLLGEKKTIAFEEPGYLGPRDVFIKNNYTIEPIYADEKGIDLSSLNASKASGAYVTCSHQFPYGTVMSIKKRRQLLQWASENDAYIIEDDYDSEFRYDSNPVPSLQSIDKFDRVIYVGTFSKSLSPSMRVNYLVLPNRLLPQYHERYKGYACPVSWITQRILASFIENEDYERHTRKMAIICKKKHDKFVQIAEQLMGDKIKLYGKGSGLHFIMEFPSEQKQDRLIEKAAVNGVKVYPTKPFWNNKSMYKENTLFMGYGMMTELEIEEGLKILHKAWF
- a CDS encoding DUF3298 and DUF4163 domain-containing protein produces the protein MLGYSVDVNMIVRQEKMYYNNVLVLSYTIEFPQFQSIRFFNATETMNEFYRIKASEYERYCRNDLFNLATKQYNESRSLGIPVRPFEASNTTDITYNQNCSVSLYMDRYEYTGGAHGNTIRRGDTWDLQGYGFTKLQSLFVPDLDYSNYILSFIEGEIKRQIDNGNNIYFDNYEENVAEYFNIHNYYLTGSGITIFFQQYQIAPYAVGIPEFIIPFVNPNVVPPRCD